The genomic DNA TgatcttccaccatacaatatagttctcatttttttatcactttaaacaaatcgccacgttttattttgtgccaccatacttactcttgtaactactcatgtaacagtctttcaatgggaaaaacatggaagtgtttggtggcttccaaattcatccctgtctggatcccaaggaatgaacggggctaggccaaatgccaacacagtCACGACGCGCCGCACAAAAACCAAGTGCACGCcctgaaaaaagatagggatgtattcatTAATCTAAGTTGTGGTaagaacacagtaaaatattgaaaaacgctggtgttttcctttattgTTGTTATTACACCCACTAATATAACTCATAATAACTAATATTTCAGTTCCTTATGTTCTTCTTCATGGATTTTTAGTTAGAAGCCATAAGTTCTTCAATAACAGGTTTAACATTAGTAGTCCCTTTCTCTTTAGCTACAGGAGCACTTTAAGTTTGAGCATCAGACCAAAGTTGATGGAGAGATCCTTCTTCACCTGTATGATCGGTTCGGGATTAAGGAGATGGCCTCTCTGCTAGATGGCGTATTTGCCTTCATCTTGCTGGACACTGCTAACCGAAAGGTATTTCTGGGCAGAGATACCTACGGTGTAAGACCTTTATTCAAGATGATTACAGATGATGGCTTTCTAGCTGTCTGCTCTGAGGGAAAAGGTACAAATAGTTATATTATTCTATATTCTCTTAAAATATCAGCTCACCTGGTGCAACACCTCTTATTTAACAGCAtcatataatttaaatgtaaacaggTTTGACAGAAGTTAAACACTCCATGTCCACCCCGGCAAAGATCAGCCCCTTCCCACCGGGACACTTTGAGGTGTTTGACTTGAAGCTTACAGGAAAAGTGGAGTCTGTTCAGATGGATTGTTTTCACAACTGCACAGATGAACCCAGACATGCCACCTATGGTGGCGTGGAAAATCTTGGCACAGGTATAGATGTGGAATGCAGACACATGATTGAATCTTAACATATACAGTTTGGTGAAGTTTCATTTTTCAGTCAAAGTAGtttatgcttttttatttgttcagGCTTTGAATTGAAGACTGTCAAGAACAACATTAGGATCCTGTTTGAAAATGCTGTAAGGAAACGACTGATGGCACACAGAAGGATCGGCTGCCTCCTTTCAGGTACTCTACTTGTGCGTATTTGCTTATATGTTTTGATTTAGAGGATTGTTTTCAACCTACCCACAATTTGTACATTTTCAGGCGGTCTTGATTCTAGTCTGGTTGCTGCATTTCTTGTGAAACTGGCTAAAGAAGAGCAGCTCCAGTATCCCATTCAGACGTTTGCCATCGGCACCGAAGACAGCCCAGATATAATAGCTGCTCGCAAGGCAAGTGACATTTCATTACTACATCATATTAATTAAGCACACTTTATGTCATGGCACATACACCTGTAAGTGGTTTTGTGTAGCGGATCAGTTGGGTTTTAGCTTTTTTTGGTCTCAGGTGGCAGCTCACATAGGCAGTGAGCATCATGAGGTGAGCTTCACTCCTGAGGAGGGCATCCATGCACTAAAGGAAGTCATCTTTCACCTGGAAAGTTATGACATCACTACTGTGCGTGCCTCTGTTGGTGAGTGTTTACctaaatatgtgttttttacctttacacaaaaactagatttttacatttaataagaAATGGTACTAAAATAACTAGTAACGTGTTTAATCTgaaatcttaaagggatagttcacccaaaaattaaaatactgtcatcatttactcaccctcatgttgttacaaacctgtatgaatttctttgctgaacacaaaggaagatatttgtaattaagcaggaaacagaagcactattgaattccatagtaggaaaaatactaccatgaaagtcaatggtgctcaatacggtttagttacaaacattgctcgaaatttcttcctttgtgttcagcagaacaaagaacttaatacaggtttgtaaaaacaagtAAATGATGTAGTAAAGtaagtaaaaaatttttttggcTGAATTATATCCCTTTAGCGTTGAAAGTCATCATGGCCAGTAGATGGCAGCAGTGCTTAGCAAGAACAAGAACATTCAAAAACAGATCAGTTTTGTCTCTGTCTGCAGGTATGTACCTGATATCAAAGTACATCCGTGAGAAGACAGACAGCGTTGTGATTTTTTCGGGTGAAGGTTCGGATGAACTGACACAAGGATACATCTACTTCCATAAGGTTTGTTTCATTGTATAATCATTTCAGCCACCATTCATCTGATAATCCAATGCTTAgaaatgttatatat from Misgurnus anguillicaudatus chromosome 20, ASM2758022v2, whole genome shotgun sequence includes the following:
- the asns gene encoding asparagine synthetase [glutamine-hydrolyzing] — its product is MCGIWALFGSDECLAVQCCNAMKIAHRGPDAFRFENVDSFTNCCFGFHRLAIVDQLYGMQPLRIKKFPYLWLCYNGEIYNYLKLQEHFKFEHQTKVDGEILLHLYDRFGIKEMASLLDGVFAFILLDTANRKVFLGRDTYGVRPLFKMITDDGFLAVCSEGKGLTEVKHSMSTPAKISPFPPGHFEVFDLKLTGKVESVQMDCFHNCTDEPRHATYGGVENLGTGFELKTVKNNIRILFENAVRKRLMAHRRIGCLLSGGLDSSLVAAFLVKLAKEEQLQYPIQTFAIGTEDSPDIIAARKVAAHIGSEHHEVSFTPEEGIHALKEVIFHLESYDITTVRASVGMYLISKYIREKTDSVVIFSGEGSDELTQGYIYFHKAPSPKAACKESVRLLKELYLFDVLRADRTTAAHGLELRAPFLDHRFTAYYLSLPEEMRSPKDGVEKYLLRDAFRDMNLLPHEILWRRKEAFSDGITSIKKSWYTSLQEHIESQVSDSQLETAAKLFPINPPTTKEGFFIRQIFDKIYPSRCEWIPHYWMPQWIDATDPSARTLSIYKPDKD